A window from Anser cygnoides isolate HZ-2024a breed goose chromosome 1, Taihu_goose_T2T_genome, whole genome shotgun sequence encodes these proteins:
- the LOC136791771 gene encoding parathymosin-like, with product MEEMVEEAEEEEVVVEKEEEVEEASLPAEESVVAEEDHAGDEQEEKEVVEDEERDDKEKDDEKEDGDDEDDDDDEKDNEEEEGEKVVEQEKEKEATAAVVLVEEKAAAVVVVEEEAAVVAVEEHAGEEQEEEKEVL from the exons atggaggagatggtggaggaggcggaggaggaggaggtggtggtggagaaggaggaggaagtggaGGAGGCTTCGTTGCCGGCGGAGGAGTCagtggtggcggaggaggatcacgcgggggatgagcag gaggagaaggaggtggtGGAAGACGAGGAGAGGGATGACAAGGAAAAGGACGACGAGAAAGAGGACGGTGACGACGAAGACGACGATGATGATGAGAAAGAcaacgaggaggaggagggggaaaaggttGTGGAgcaagagaaggagaaggaggcgaCGGCAgcggtggtgctggtggaggagaaagcagcagcggtggtggtggtggaggaggaggcggcagtggtggcggtggaggagcaCGCGGGGGAAGAGCAG gaggaggagaaggaggtgctatag